In Acidaminococcus fermentans DSM 20731, one genomic interval encodes:
- the argC gene encoding N-acetyl-gamma-glutamyl-phosphate reductase encodes MMFKVFIDGGEGTTGLRLAQRLKQRKDIELLSISADLRKNLDARLEKIDMADVAFLCLPDAASREVAAAARDCDTKIIDTSTAFRCDPNWAYGFPELGPSYFHAIQESCRISNPGCHATGSIAVLAPLVKAGLIAPDGLYTLTSLTGYSGGGKKMIASYENLHDKELDAPRIYGLNQQHKHLPEILKYAGLEQSPIFLPIVAPYYAGMLVTAGFAMPQDLSLAAVRKLYADFYRDQAFITVVQNEELPKMLGSNTLAGKDSLRIYVCGNEDRFTVSAQFDNLGKGASGAAIENMNIAMGLDPATGLEL; translated from the coding sequence ATGATGTTTAAAGTGTTTATCGATGGCGGCGAAGGGACGACTGGTCTGCGGCTGGCCCAGCGGCTGAAGCAGCGGAAGGATATCGAACTCCTTTCCATCAGTGCGGATCTCCGGAAGAACCTGGATGCCCGTCTGGAAAAAATCGACATGGCCGATGTGGCCTTCCTGTGCCTGCCGGATGCTGCTTCCCGGGAAGTGGCGGCGGCCGCCAGGGATTGTGACACCAAGATCATCGACACCTCCACGGCCTTCCGGTGTGATCCCAACTGGGCTTACGGATTCCCGGAACTGGGACCGTCCTATTTCCATGCCATCCAGGAAAGCTGCCGGATTTCCAACCCGGGCTGCCATGCCACCGGCTCCATTGCTGTGCTGGCTCCCCTGGTGAAAGCCGGGCTCATTGCACCGGACGGGCTCTATACCCTGACCTCTCTCACCGGGTATTCCGGCGGGGGCAAGAAAATGATCGCTTCCTATGAAAATCTCCATGACAAGGAACTGGATGCGCCCCGGATCTACGGGCTGAACCAGCAGCACAAGCATCTGCCGGAAATCCTGAAATATGCGGGATTGGAACAGTCTCCCATTTTCCTGCCCATCGTAGCGCCCTACTATGCCGGGATGCTGGTAACGGCCGGATTTGCCATGCCCCAGGACCTGAGCCTGGCAGCGGTACGGAAACTGTATGCGGATTTCTATCGGGATCAGGCTTTCATCACCGTGGTCCAGAACGAGGAACTGCCCAAGATGCTGGGGTCCAATACCCTGGCCGGGAAGGATTCCCTGCGGATCTATGTATGCGGCAACGAGGACCGGTTCACCGTATCCGCCCAGTTCGACAACCTGGGCAAAGGGGCCAGCGGTGCGGCCATTGAGAACATGAACATCGCCATGGGCCTGGATCCGGCAACGGGATTGGAATTGTAA
- a CDS encoding Crp/Fnr family transcriptional regulator has translation MTGKVPEECRSCRGECLKNVEFLVGLPPEKVTTLLRRAVRLTLPKGGCLFREGEACDAIYIIHRGRVKLSTYDQDGLERIAGIFVEHDTMWEGVLVPDSRYSASAIAMTEVEYCKLARKDFEEAIQEPEVAMRIIALLSKKLHDANRRNLLKSIADPKERVAGLLLYRYRRQTSDIITLRLDEMAGLIALRPETISRKLKELEREGYVKKTGQSSIRILDPDRLMELVNY, from the coding sequence ATGACTGGGAAAGTGCCGGAAGAGTGCAGGAGCTGCCGGGGAGAATGTCTGAAGAACGTGGAATTCCTGGTGGGCCTGCCTCCGGAAAAGGTGACCACCCTGCTGCGCCGGGCGGTGCGGCTGACCCTGCCCAAGGGAGGCTGCCTGTTCCGGGAGGGGGAAGCCTGTGACGCCATCTACATCATCCACCGGGGCCGGGTGAAACTGAGCACCTACGACCAGGACGGACTGGAGCGGATTGCCGGCATCTTTGTGGAACACGATACCATGTGGGAAGGGGTACTGGTCCCCGACAGCCGGTATTCCGCTTCGGCCATTGCCATGACGGAGGTGGAGTACTGCAAGCTGGCCCGGAAAGATTTCGAAGAGGCCATCCAGGAACCGGAAGTGGCCATGCGGATCATTGCCCTTTTGAGCAAGAAGCTCCACGATGCCAACCGGCGGAACCTGCTGAAAAGCATTGCGGACCCCAAGGAACGGGTGGCGGGGCTGCTGCTGTACCGGTACCGGCGGCAGACCAGCGACATCATTACCCTGCGGCTGGACGAAATGGCCGGGCTGATCGCCCTGCGGCCGGAAACCATCAGCCGGAAGCTGAAGGAACTGGAACGGGAAGGGTATGTGAAAAAGACCGGCCAGAGCAGCATCCGGATCCTGGATCCGGACCGGCTCATGGAATTGGTGAATTATTGA
- a CDS encoding transporter substrate-binding domain-containing protein produces MKSLGKLRKIFAVGVTVLMAVSLFAGCGDEKKSADSGKSSNVAEDIAAIKKRGVLRVGVKNSTKGFGYQDPATGKFTGLEVDLGEALAKKLGVDVEYTPVTAATRTALLDSGDIDMVAATFTITPERKKSWDFTTPYYTDHVGVLVEKASNINSLADLKGKVVGVSSGSTSAKALVEAMIKAKVIDGEGFDPKNFDAATWTKGVSFKQYADYPAISTALTSGEVSAFCVDKSILAIYHTDDRTFIKEEFAPQDYGLATKKGSGMSKYCEEAVQGWLKDGTIKKLMAKYKLDK; encoded by the coding sequence ATGAAAAGTTTGGGCAAACTGAGAAAAATCTTTGCAGTAGGGGTTACCGTACTCATGGCCGTATCGCTGTTTGCAGGCTGTGGGGATGAAAAGAAGAGTGCCGACAGTGGTAAATCCTCCAATGTGGCGGAAGATATCGCCGCCATCAAAAAGCGTGGGGTCCTGCGGGTAGGGGTCAAGAACTCCACCAAGGGATTCGGGTATCAGGATCCGGCCACCGGGAAATTCACCGGGCTGGAAGTCGACCTGGGTGAAGCACTGGCCAAGAAACTGGGTGTGGATGTGGAATATACGCCGGTAACGGCAGCCACCCGTACGGCTCTTCTGGATTCCGGGGATATCGATATGGTTGCCGCAACCTTTACCATTACGCCGGAACGGAAAAAGTCCTGGGATTTCACCACTCCTTACTATACGGACCATGTTGGGGTACTGGTGGAAAAAGCCAGCAACATCAACAGCCTGGCTGACCTGAAAGGCAAAGTGGTGGGGGTATCCTCCGGTTCCACTTCCGCCAAGGCACTGGTTGAAGCCATGATCAAGGCCAAGGTCATCGACGGGGAAGGGTTCGATCCCAAGAACTTCGATGCAGCCACCTGGACCAAAGGCGTAAGCTTCAAACAGTATGCGGATTATCCGGCCATCTCCACGGCCCTGACTTCCGGCGAAGTTTCCGCGTTCTGCGTGGATAAATCCATCCTGGCCATCTACCATACCGATGACCGTACCTTCATCAAGGAAGAATTTGCTCCCCAGGATTACGGCCTGGCCACCAAGAAGGGTTCCGGCATGAGCAAATATTGTGAAGAAGCTGTCCAGGGCTGGCTGAAAGACGGCACCATCAAGAAACTGATGGCCAAGTACAAACTGGACAAATAA
- a CDS encoding amino acid ABC transporter permease — protein MSTLAGSIAMLKNPDIVSFLMKGVCFTLLLAVVSITASLGIASVLALARNYCTRPAERVFRWAATAYIELFRNTPLLFWIFIGTVFFPAPGVRRMLGLSSVETKLLFKCTIALTIFESAIIAEIIRGGLNAISKGQFEAGYAQGFNMVQVMWYIILPQAFRKIIPTLMSQVITIIKDTSFLANVATIELMARVNKVLSGAALYNGTGKINVSDVFVLFGFAALVYFIINYSLSCVVRHVQANLEKVGESEPAPEVPANVEMAK, from the coding sequence ATGAGTACATTGGCTGGCAGCATTGCCATGTTGAAAAATCCGGATATTGTATCTTTCCTGATGAAAGGAGTCTGCTTCACGCTGCTCCTGGCGGTGGTTTCCATTACCGCCAGCCTGGGGATCGCCTCCGTCCTGGCCCTGGCGCGGAACTACTGCACCCGGCCTGCGGAACGGGTTTTCCGCTGGGCCGCCACGGCCTATATCGAACTGTTCCGGAACACGCCCCTGCTGTTCTGGATCTTCATCGGCACAGTCTTTTTCCCCGCTCCCGGTGTGCGCCGGATGCTGGGCCTCAGCTCTGTGGAAACCAAGCTGCTGTTCAAGTGCACCATTGCCCTGACCATCTTTGAGTCGGCCATCATTGCGGAAATCATCCGGGGCGGCCTGAACGCCATTTCCAAGGGGCAGTTCGAAGCCGGCTATGCCCAGGGGTTCAATATGGTCCAGGTGATGTGGTACATCATCCTGCCCCAGGCCTTCCGGAAAATCATCCCCACCCTGATGAGCCAGGTGATCACCATCATCAAGGATACTTCCTTCCTGGCCAACGTGGCCACCATCGAACTGATGGCCCGGGTGAACAAGGTCCTCAGCGGAGCGGCCCTGTACAACGGAACCGGCAAGATCAATGTATCCGATGTATTTGTCCTGTTCGGGTTTGCGGCCCTGGTGTATTTCATCATCAACTACAGCTTGTCCTGTGTGGTCCGCCATGTCCAGGCCAACCTGGAAAAGGTAGGGGAGTCAGAACCAGCGCCTGAAGTGCCGGCCAATGTGGAAATGGCAAAATAA
- a CDS encoding DNA methylase: MEQRVYGAIDLKSFYASVECVERGLDPLDACLVVADRSRTDRTICLAVSPALKAWGIPGRPRLFEVIRQVEEMNALRRASLRGRSFTGRSYLASRLDRDKSLEVAYITAMPHMQRYMEKSAQVLQIYLQFMAPEDIHVYSVDEVLLDLTPYLKSGGWTPHGLVREMIRQVLRETGITATAGIGTNLYLCKVAMDIVAKHMEPDPDGVRIAALTERTYRQLLWDHCPMTDFWRIGPGITRKLQQYGMYTMGAVARMSLEDPDLLYHLFGVNAELLIDHAWGWEPCTLQDIRTYEPRSSSLGSGQVLQQPCTAEKARLLVWEMADLLALDLTKKHRVTDQLVMTLGYDRCNLEDPERRRSYRGKVTADHYGRPVPVHAHGSRNLPGGYTASGQVIRQETLALFDRIADPHLLIRKISLNAEHVRNPESLPVLRGETDLFVREPGPVYVRGREDQLQETILSIQSRYGKNVLLRGSNLLQGAMTRERNGQVGGHRA; encoded by the coding sequence ATGGAACAGCGAGTCTATGGGGCCATCGATCTGAAATCTTTCTATGCCTCGGTGGAATGTGTGGAACGGGGACTGGATCCTTTGGATGCCTGCCTGGTGGTGGCGGACCGGAGCCGGACGGACCGGACCATCTGCCTGGCGGTGTCCCCGGCCCTGAAGGCCTGGGGCATCCCGGGCCGGCCCCGTCTGTTCGAAGTGATCCGGCAGGTGGAGGAGATGAACGCCCTCCGCCGGGCTTCTCTCCGGGGCCGGTCTTTTACCGGCCGTTCGTACCTGGCTTCCCGGCTGGACCGGGACAAAAGCCTGGAAGTGGCATACATTACGGCCATGCCCCATATGCAGCGGTATATGGAAAAAAGTGCCCAGGTGCTCCAGATCTATCTCCAGTTCATGGCTCCGGAAGACATCCATGTGTATTCCGTAGATGAGGTGCTGCTGGATCTGACGCCCTATTTGAAATCCGGGGGCTGGACGCCCCACGGCCTGGTCCGGGAGATGATCCGGCAGGTGCTCAGGGAAACCGGAATCACCGCCACCGCCGGTATCGGCACCAATCTGTACCTGTGCAAGGTGGCCATGGACATTGTGGCCAAGCATATGGAACCGGATCCGGACGGGGTACGGATCGCCGCCCTGACGGAACGGACCTACCGGCAGCTGCTGTGGGACCACTGTCCTATGACGGATTTCTGGCGGATCGGGCCGGGAATCACCCGGAAGCTCCAGCAGTACGGTATGTACACCATGGGAGCTGTGGCCCGGATGTCCCTGGAGGATCCGGATCTGTTGTACCATCTGTTCGGAGTGAATGCGGAACTGCTCATCGACCACGCCTGGGGCTGGGAGCCCTGTACCCTCCAGGATATCCGGACCTATGAGCCCCGGAGCAGCAGCCTGGGATCCGGCCAGGTGCTCCAGCAGCCCTGTACGGCGGAAAAGGCCCGGCTCCTGGTGTGGGAAATGGCAGACCTGCTGGCCCTGGACCTGACAAAGAAACACCGGGTGACGGATCAGCTGGTGATGACCCTGGGGTATGACCGGTGCAACCTGGAAGATCCGGAACGGCGCCGGTCCTACCGGGGGAAGGTGACTGCCGACCATTACGGAAGGCCGGTGCCCGTCCATGCCCACGGGTCCCGGAACCTGCCGGGAGGATATACCGCTTCCGGCCAGGTGATCCGGCAGGAGACCCTGGCCCTTTTTGACCGGATTGCGGATCCGCATCTGCTGATCCGGAAAATCAGCCTGAATGCGGAGCATGTGCGGAACCCGGAAAGCCTGCCTGTCCTGAGGGGAGAAACGGATCTTTTTGTCCGGGAGCCCGGTCCGGTGTATGTCCGGGGACGGGAGGACCAGCTCCAGGAAACCATCCTGTCCATCCAGAGCCGGTACGGCAAAAATGTCCTGCTCCGGGGCAGCAACCTGCTCCAGGGAGCCATGACCCGGGAACGGAACGGACAGGTAGGGGGGCATCGGGCATGA
- a CDS encoding 3-hydroxyacyl-CoA dehydrogenase NAD-binding domain-containing protein, whose protein sequence is MEYWDIYDSSKQVTGRKMVRNDWHMKPGDYHLTVLALIRDAAGRILITQRKGDKEWAPLKWEIPGGGVRAGETSQEAVLREVAEETGLHFTPEQGRCIHTYRSDSPAEQNNYFVDIYEFRGIFMPEQVKIQEDEVESFRLATPGEIRQLGKQDDFLHFQRIEGLLTMDIKKITIAGAGTMGYSMADIFAQNGYEVTLWNHRQPTLDKAKTKISPAAAEKITFTTSLDAFRGRDLIVESIAENLDIKLDFYRQMSLLADPETIIATNTSGLSINKLAEAVTGPERFLGMHWFNPPTLIPLIEIIKNAKTRPDVARTIYDLSLAIGKKPALVEKDVPGFAANRIQLAVLREALALVRDGVVSVEGADAVMKYGLGFRWACLGPLETVDFGGLDVFYHISEYLMPDLEDSHAVPELLAKKFQAGEYGVKNGKGFYDYAGDKAREATAARDKKLQAVYDALYGEKK, encoded by the coding sequence ATGGAATACTGGGATATTTACGACAGCAGTAAACAGGTCACCGGCCGGAAAATGGTCCGGAACGACTGGCACATGAAACCGGGAGACTACCATCTGACGGTGCTGGCCCTGATCCGGGACGCCGCAGGACGGATCCTGATCACCCAGCGGAAAGGGGACAAGGAATGGGCTCCCCTGAAATGGGAGATCCCCGGAGGGGGCGTCCGGGCCGGGGAAACTTCCCAGGAGGCGGTTCTCCGGGAAGTGGCGGAAGAAACCGGGCTCCATTTCACCCCGGAACAGGGCCGCTGCATCCATACCTACCGGAGCGACAGCCCGGCCGAACAGAACAATTACTTTGTGGATATTTATGAATTCCGGGGAATTTTTATGCCGGAACAGGTAAAGATCCAGGAGGACGAAGTGGAAAGCTTCCGGCTGGCCACTCCCGGGGAAATCCGGCAGCTGGGAAAACAGGACGATTTCCTCCATTTTCAGAGAATCGAGGGACTTTTGACCATGGACATCAAAAAAATCACCATTGCAGGCGCCGGGACCATGGGCTATTCCATGGCGGATATCTTTGCCCAGAACGGGTATGAAGTGACGCTGTGGAACCATCGGCAGCCCACTCTGGACAAGGCAAAAACGAAGATTTCCCCGGCAGCGGCGGAGAAGATCACCTTCACCACCAGCCTGGACGCCTTCCGGGGCCGGGACCTGATCGTGGAATCCATTGCGGAAAATCTGGACATCAAACTGGATTTCTACCGGCAGATGAGCCTCCTGGCGGATCCGGAAACCATCATCGCCACCAATACCTCCGGCCTGTCCATCAACAAGCTGGCGGAAGCCGTCACCGGTCCGGAACGGTTCCTGGGGATGCACTGGTTCAATCCTCCCACTTTGATCCCCCTGATCGAAATCATCAAAAATGCCAAAACCCGGCCGGATGTGGCCCGGACCATTTATGACCTGTCCCTGGCCATCGGGAAGAAACCGGCCCTGGTGGAAAAGGATGTGCCCGGCTTTGCGGCCAACCGGATCCAACTGGCGGTGCTCCGGGAAGCCCTGGCCCTGGTCCGGGACGGGGTGGTCAGCGTGGAAGGGGCTGACGCGGTGATGAAATACGGCCTGGGCTTCCGGTGGGCCTGCCTGGGGCCCCTGGAAACGGTGGATTTCGGCGGCCTGGATGTGTTCTATCACATCAGCGAATACCTGATGCCGGATCTGGAAGATTCCCATGCCGTGCCGGAACTGCTGGCGAAAAAGTTCCAGGCCGGGGAATACGGGGTGAAGAACGGAAAGGGCTTCTATGATTATGCCGGGGACAAGGCCAGGGAAGCCACCGCCGCCCGGGACAAGAAGCTCCAGGCGGTGTATGACGCCCTGTACGGAGAAAAGAAATGA
- a CDS encoding nitroreductase family protein, producing MFHLVGILTVDQNKCVKCGICSKVCPSCIIEMEENGPVCINDMSCMSCGHCVSVCPTGALDNSRCPQAEMDPIPMPVLDSKTAYNFLRMRRSIRNFTPELVSEDKMRQLLDIARYAPTAANSQGLYYIVVSDQELIRKICDCVADWMQEEIDNDSPRRRYFRKVLEVYRGRGVDIIGRNAKQLVFALARRLNVTGVSNCEQAWAYVELYAPTLGLGTTIMGFIETCARADYAPLRELLQVPQKQVIVGTLLVGYPKYKYNRLVNRQHLKVEFR from the coding sequence GTGTTTCATTTGGTTGGAATTTTAACGGTCGATCAGAATAAATGTGTGAAATGCGGGATCTGCTCCAAGGTCTGTCCCAGCTGTATCATTGAAATGGAAGAGAACGGTCCTGTGTGCATCAATGATATGTCCTGCATGTCCTGCGGCCACTGTGTTTCCGTCTGCCCTACCGGTGCTCTTGACAATTCCCGCTGTCCCCAGGCTGAAATGGACCCCATTCCCATGCCGGTGCTGGATTCCAAAACGGCATACAATTTCCTGCGGATGCGCCGGAGCATCCGGAACTTTACCCCGGAACTGGTCAGTGAAGACAAAATGCGCCAGCTGCTGGACATTGCCCGGTATGCACCTACCGCGGCCAATTCCCAGGGGCTGTACTACATTGTGGTGTCCGATCAGGAACTGATCCGGAAAATCTGTGACTGTGTGGCCGACTGGATGCAGGAAGAAATCGACAACGATTCTCCCCGCCGCCGGTATTTCCGGAAAGTGCTGGAAGTATACCGGGGCCGTGGGGTGGATATCATCGGCCGGAATGCCAAGCAGCTGGTGTTCGCACTGGCCCGCCGGCTGAACGTGACCGGGGTCAGCAACTGCGAACAGGCCTGGGCTTATGTGGAACTGTATGCGCCCACCCTGGGCCTGGGAACCACCATTATGGGCTTTATTGAAACCTGTGCCCGGGCAGACTATGCCCCGCTGCGGGAACTGCTCCAGGTTCCCCAGAAACAGGTGATTGTTGGAACTCTGCTGGTAGGGTATCCCAAATACAAGTACAACCGGCTGGTGAACCGCCAGCATCTGAAGGTGGAGTTCCGGTAA
- a CDS encoding amino acid ABC transporter ATP-binding protein: MIKLEHVNKYFGTNHVLKDVNLEVKEGEKLVIIGPSGSGKSTTVRCMNFLEEPSDGHVYINGTELTHKNRTQIIRDNMSMVFQQFNLYPHMTVLQNLTLAPMKLRHKSKEDAEKTAYHYLEVVGLRHKANVYPTTLSGGQQQRIAIARALCDESKIILFDEPTSALDPETIQEVLDVMIKLAKEGNITMVVVTHEMGFARQVADRIIFMEDGRIIDEGTPDHFFVNPTNERVKKFLSKIIR, from the coding sequence ATGATCAAACTCGAGCACGTCAACAAGTACTTTGGCACCAACCATGTATTGAAGGACGTCAACCTGGAAGTGAAAGAAGGGGAGAAACTGGTAATCATCGGGCCATCTGGTTCAGGGAAATCCACTACCGTACGGTGCATGAATTTCCTGGAGGAACCATCGGATGGGCATGTGTACATCAACGGCACAGAGCTCACCCACAAAAACAGGACCCAGATCATCCGGGACAACATGTCCATGGTGTTCCAGCAGTTCAACCTGTACCCCCATATGACGGTACTGCAGAACCTGACCCTGGCACCCATGAAACTCCGGCACAAGAGCAAAGAGGATGCGGAAAAGACCGCTTACCATTATCTGGAAGTGGTCGGGCTGCGGCACAAAGCCAATGTGTATCCCACCACTCTTTCCGGCGGCCAGCAGCAGCGGATCGCCATTGCCCGGGCCCTCTGCGATGAAAGCAAGATCATCCTGTTCGATGAACCCACATCGGCACTGGATCCGGAAACCATCCAGGAAGTGCTGGATGTCATGATCAAGCTGGCGAAAGAAGGGAACATCACCATGGTGGTGGTGACCCACGAAATGGGCTTTGCCCGGCAGGTGGCCGACCGGATCATCTTCATGGAAGACGGCCGGATCATCGATGAGGGGACACCGGATCACTTCTTCGTGAATCCCACCAATGAACGGGTGAAGAAGTTCTTAAGCAAGATTATCCGCTGA
- a CDS encoding Asp23/Gls24 family envelope stress response protein — translation MIQGKTIICEEVFVQLVRLAADRVPQVNLWEEAGGGLMSFAKGLTGKNVPPVSVEKTDAEVTENGTVKKGHVGFTLKVSVACDASIPDVIEQLREAVVKEVVRITDFQVDRVDIIVARLEEPEAKASEKTAEEPEKTEESPAEAGE, via the coding sequence ATGATCCAGGGCAAGACCATTATCTGTGAAGAAGTGTTTGTGCAGCTGGTGCGGCTGGCTGCGGACCGGGTGCCCCAGGTGAACCTGTGGGAAGAAGCCGGCGGGGGCCTGATGTCCTTTGCCAAGGGGCTTACCGGGAAGAATGTGCCGCCGGTGTCGGTGGAAAAGACCGATGCGGAAGTGACGGAGAACGGAACCGTCAAAAAGGGCCACGTGGGATTCACCCTGAAGGTGTCCGTGGCCTGTGATGCGTCCATTCCGGATGTGATCGAACAGCTGCGGGAAGCCGTGGTGAAGGAAGTGGTACGGATCACCGATTTCCAGGTGGACCGGGTGGACATCATCGTGGCCCGGCTGGAAGAACCGGAAGCCAAAGCGTCGGAAAAAACGGCCGAAGAACCGGAGAAAACAGAAGAAAGCCCTGCGGAAGCAGGGGAGTGA
- a CDS encoding amino acid ABC transporter permease — translation MGGLFSEKAWAVVLAHKANFIQGFSVTVESAIGGILIATVLGILLGLMGVSSKRLPHAINRIYVEAIQNTPLILQLCLLYYALSFSGHKIGILAAGIVSLGLYHGAYMAEVIRAGIEAVPRGQFEAADAQGFNYTQKMAYIILPQTVKIILPPTVNQIGNLIKNTAVLYIIGGADLISSTYNFVTGATTGGSYAPAYIVCGVLFFAICFPLSTLAGRWEAKLKAQDEMMNA, via the coding sequence ATGGGCGGTTTATTTTCAGAAAAGGCCTGGGCCGTTGTGCTGGCTCACAAAGCAAATTTCATACAGGGGTTTTCCGTTACCGTGGAAAGCGCCATAGGAGGCATCCTGATTGCCACGGTGCTGGGAATCCTGCTGGGGCTGATGGGGGTCAGCAGCAAACGGCTGCCCCATGCCATCAACCGGATTTATGTGGAAGCCATCCAGAACACACCGCTCATCCTGCAGCTGTGTCTTCTCTATTATGCCCTGTCCTTCTCCGGTCACAAGATCGGGATCCTGGCAGCCGGGATCGTTTCCCTGGGGCTGTACCATGGAGCCTATATGGCGGAAGTGATCCGGGCGGGCATCGAAGCCGTCCCCAGAGGACAGTTTGAGGCGGCGGATGCCCAGGGATTCAATTACACCCAGAAAATGGCATACATCATCCTGCCACAGACGGTAAAGATCATCCTGCCGCCTACGGTGAACCAGATCGGGAACCTGATCAAGAACACCGCGGTGCTGTACATCATCGGCGGGGCGGACCTGATTTCTTCCACCTACAATTTCGTAACGGGGGCCACCACCGGCGGTTCCTATGCACCGGCTTACATCGTCTGCGGTGTCCTGTTCTTCGCCATCTGTTTCCCCCTGTCCACCCTGGCCGGCAGATGGGAAGCCAAACTGAAGGCCCAGGACGAAATGATGAATGCCTGA
- the pflA gene encoding pyruvate formate-lyase-activating protein, producing the protein MIQGRIHSIETFGSVDGPGTRFIIFVQGCHMRCLYCHNVDTWKCGQGGQLKTADELLDQAERYRPYWGPEGGITVSGGEPLLQMEFLLDLFRKAKARGIGTCIDTAGQPFTRKEPFFSQFQQLMEVTDILLVDVKHIDPEAHKKLTGQPNDNILDLFRYLSDSKKPIWVRQVLVPGWTDDPASLKRTRQFLDTLANIQRVEVLPYHNMGLYKWEELGIPNQLKDVKPPTREEVDKARAILRAI; encoded by the coding sequence ATGATCCAGGGACGTATCCATTCCATCGAAACCTTCGGGTCCGTAGACGGGCCCGGCACCCGCTTCATCATCTTTGTCCAGGGCTGCCACATGCGCTGCCTGTACTGCCACAATGTGGACACCTGGAAATGCGGCCAGGGAGGCCAGCTGAAAACCGCCGATGAACTGCTGGACCAGGCGGAACGGTACCGGCCCTACTGGGGACCGGAAGGGGGCATCACCGTCAGCGGCGGGGAACCCCTGCTCCAGATGGAGTTCCTGCTGGACCTGTTCCGGAAGGCCAAAGCCCGGGGCATCGGCACCTGCATTGATACGGCCGGCCAGCCCTTTACCCGGAAAGAGCCTTTCTTCAGCCAGTTCCAGCAGCTGATGGAAGTGACGGACATCCTGCTGGTGGATGTGAAGCACATCGACCCGGAAGCCCATAAAAAGCTCACCGGCCAGCCCAATGACAATATCCTGGACCTGTTCCGGTATCTGTCCGATAGCAAAAAGCCCATCTGGGTGCGCCAGGTGCTGGTGCCCGGCTGGACCGATGATCCGGCATCCCTGAAGCGGACCCGGCAGTTCCTGGATACCCTTGCCAATATCCAGCGGGTGGAAGTATTGCCCTACCACAATATGGGGCTGTACAAATGGGAAGAACTGGGCATCCCCAACCAGCTGAAGGACGTGAAGCCCCCCACCCGGGAAGAAGTGGACAAGGCACGGGCGATTTTGAGAGCCATATAA